aataggtaggtataggtaagtatagctTTCAAGACCCTTACATGGTGCATTATCCGAAGACCCGCTGTATTTTGTTGAGGCTGTCGTACCTGGTGAGGAACAGCTTCCAAGCATTCGGGTCGTGCGCCATCATGGAGGCTACGACTCTTCCCGTACTCTCTTTCTCTTCTTTGCTACATTTCGAGCAGTCATCCTTTAACGCCTGTATCAGTATATCTGAAGGTGAAAAAAAGATTAGCAAGGTAATTCCGTATCTCCGTGACTATGaaattcaggtttttttttaattattcagatgcaagttaacccttgactgcaatcactcctggtggtaagtgatgatgcagtctaagatggaagtgggctaacctggaaggggtacggcagtttttattaaacccatgcccctttggtttctacacggtaggTACCCTGGTCGTTGTCCACTACCGAAACTTTTTTAATACTTCTCgtactgtaaaaaaaaaaaagctgtgatagcctagtggttaggacgtccgccttctaatcggaagtcgggagttcgatccccggcacgcacctctaacttttcggagttatgtgcgttttaagtaattaaatgtcacttgcttgaacggtgaaggaaaacttcgtgaggaaacctgcataccagagagttctccataatgttctcataggtgtgtgaattctaccaatccgcacatggccagcgtggtagactatggccaaacccttctcactctgagaggagacccgtactgagccggcgatgggttgatcatgatgatgactgtataatattattgtcggTGCAACCAAATTAGGTTCCTACCCATGCATATAGCTAAGGTACGGAATTAGGGGCGGGCCATAATTCATTCACACTATCTATTTAATCATAGTaggattattattaaatttacttAATACAATTTCTAATTGCaaaacttttatcataaccAGTCTAGTTTAAGCTgtactttgatagatcagtcagtcttttcCTTCAGATAAgtccaccttttccttttatatatttacattttaaaaatcaacTCCACTCCAATTAAATTAAAGCATAACTCACTTTTCATTTTACCCATATCTTTGGAACAATACCGATCAACCGACATCAAACACTTCACGTCTTGAGCTGGAAGCGGAGGTAGAGCACGGTACACGTCAGCGCTTTTCGTCATAGCATTCCACTTTTCTTCCTCACCCACTACTTGATTAATGACCGTCAAATCCTCGTCACCGTACAATACGTTATATCCCATACTCGTCACCCCATCCGAGACTGATCTATCTATTCCTGGAGCAATCATATCAGCTAGGACAGAAGTGaagagtaaaaaaataatacgtGTAGGCCACATTGTGCCCGATAGGAGTACAAATGGTAAGTGGTTGGTGATAGATTGATTGCAAAGAAATGAGACAGTGGATGATGTAACCATACGTGATTTGATTATACGTTTAATTGAGACGGTGTTTAGTGTAAGTAGACGTAACTATTGTCAGATGTCGTTAACCTTTTTAATTAAGTCTTTTTACCCAACTACGgtaaagccaaaaggaagggattatgattttagcagtctatgtaatATATGTTTGTATCCACATTTTGTATCTGATTctgtgtgttccaccgtagcgcctatAGGTACTACTgg
Above is a window of Maniola hyperantus chromosome 20, iAphHyp1.2, whole genome shotgun sequence DNA encoding:
- the LOC117992119 gene encoding ejaculatory bulb-specific protein 3-like, coding for MVTSSTVSFLCNQSITNHLPFVLLSGTMWPTRIIFLLFTSVLADMIAPGIDRSVSDGVTSMGYNVLYGDEDLTVINQVVGEEEKWNAMTKSADVYRALPPLPAQDVKCLMSVDRYCSKDMGKMKNILIQALKDDCSKCSKEEKESTGRVVASMMAHDPNAWKLFLTRYDSLNKIQRVFG